The following are encoded in a window of Castanea sativa cultivar Marrone di Chiusa Pesio chromosome 9, ASM4071231v1 genomic DNA:
- the LOC142608712 gene encoding uncharacterized protein LOC142608712, with amino-acid sequence MNCISWNYRGLGQPWVVLELTKLVKKYSPSIIFLMETRAKDHKLKTLCLKLHLENVFIEPQVNTGGGLALYWKDGINLKVLDSTPTFIDVVVYLGMDDAWRLTGFYANPTTANWEHSWALLKHLSLKLNLPWLCMGDFNEITKAEEKKGRPDRPKRQMREFREALDFCGFRDLGFVGAPFTWCNNQFDGEVT; translated from the coding sequence ATGAATTGCATTAGCTGGAACTACCGTGGCTTGGGGCAACCATGGGTAGTTCTTGAACTCACCAAATTGGTGAAAAAATACTCTCCCTCCATTATTTTTCTAATGGAAACAAGAGCAAAGGATCACAAGCTCAAAACTCTTTGCTTAAAGTTGCACCTAGAGAATGTTTTCATAGAGCCGCAGGTTAACACAGGGGGAGGATTGGCCCTTTATTGGAAAGACGGTATCAATCTTAAAGTTCTGGATTCAACACCAACCTTTATAGATGTAGTAGTCTACCTAGGAATGGATGACGCCTGGCGGTTGACGGGTTTTTATGCAAATCCAACAACAGCCAACTGGGAACATTCATGGGCACTACTAAAACATCTCAGtctaaaattgaatttaccatGGTTATGTATGGGAGACTTCAACGAAATTACAAaagccgaggagaaaaagggGAGACCTGATAGACCAAAAAGACAGATGAGGGAATTTAGAGAAGCATTGGATTTTTGTGGATTCCGAGATTTGGGATTTGTTGGTGCACCTTTCACTTGGTGTAACAATCAGTTCGATGGGGAAGTAACATAG